One window from the genome of Anolis sagrei isolate rAnoSag1 chromosome 4, rAnoSag1.mat, whole genome shotgun sequence encodes:
- the MYOG gene encoding myogenin, translating into MPPSSWCERPAFHSPTHALPCQTLTMELLETNPYFFTDQRFYDGENYLSPRLHGYEQTAYQDRAAVSLCSDGRVGVEEKTSSVLPDHSPGQCLPWACKVCKRKSVSIDRRRAATLREKRRLKKVNEAFEALKRSTLLNPNQRLPKVEILRSAIQYIERLQALLSTLNQQERDQRELHYCNNNNQPVVGSDHGPSSTSCSPEWSTQLEFNTHPGDHLLTDDSSEDRNLHSLSSIVDSIAVEDVAVVFQEERSQN; encoded by the exons ATGCCACCAAGCAGTTGGTGTGAGAGGCCTGCGTTTCACTCCCCAACACACGCTCTGCCTTGCCAGACGCTCACCATGGAACTGCTAGAGACCAACCCATACTTTTTCACAGACCAACGGTTTTATGATGGGGAGAACTACCTGAGCCCTCGCTTACATGGCTATGAACAGACAGCCTACCAAGACAGAGCAGCTGTGAGCCTGTGCTCTGATGGCAGGGTTGGGGTTGAGGAGAAGACCTCCTCAGTCCTGCCAGACCACAGCCCTGGACAGTGCCTGCCTTGGGCATGCAAAGTATGCAAGAGGAAAAGTGTCTCCATCGACCGGCGCCGTGCTGCCACCCTGAGGGAAAAGCGCCGGCTGAAAAAAGTCAACGAGGCCTTTGAAGCTCTGAAACGGAGCACTTTACTCAACCCAAATCAGCGGCTTCCCAAGGTGGAGATTCTGCGCAGTGCCATCCAATACATTGAACGCTTACAAGCTCTGCTCAGTACCCTCAACCAACAGGAGCGGGACCAGCGGGAACTACActactgtaacaacaacaaccagccagtg GTGGGTAGTGACCATGGACCCagcagcacttcatgcagtccaGAATGGAGCACCCAGTTGGAGTTCAACACTCATCCAGGAG ATCATCTGCTGACTGACGATTCTTCTGAAGACCGCAACCTTCATTCACTGTCTTCAATTGTTGACAGCATTGCTGTGGAGGATGTGGCTGTTGTGTTCCAAGAGGAGAGATCTCAGAATTGA